A single window of Nocardioides kongjuensis DNA harbors:
- the rpsL gene encoding 30S ribosomal protein S12: MPTINQLVRKGRQDKVSKTKTPALKGSPQRRGVCTRVYTTTPKKPNSALRKVARVRLSSGVEVTAYIPGEGHNLQEHSIVLVRGGRVKDLPGVRYKVIRGALDTQAVKNRKQARSRYGAKKEKS; this comes from the coding sequence GTGCCCACCATCAATCAGTTGGTCCGCAAGGGCCGCCAGGACAAGGTGTCGAAGACCAAGACGCCTGCCCTGAAGGGTTCGCCCCAGCGTCGCGGTGTGTGCACCCGCGTCTACACCACCACCCCGAAGAAGCCGAACTCCGCCCTCCGGAAGGTCGCCCGCGTGCGCCTGTCCAGCGGCGTCGAGGTCACCGCCTACATCCCGGGTGAGGGTCACAACCTGCAGGAGCACTCGATCGTGCTCGTCCGTGGCGGTCGTGTGAAGGACCTGCCCGGTGTTCGCTACAAGGTCATCCGCGGCGCTCTGGACACCCAGGCCGTGAAGAACCGTAAGCAGGCTCGCAGCCGCTACGGCGCCAAGAAGGAGAAGAGCTGA
- a CDS encoding solute carrier family 23 protein, with product MNSAEDLAPANPIDRFFRISERGSSLGQELRGGVVTFFTMAYIVVLNPLILGYATDIDGKFLGGGSAPNLAAIAAGTALVAGVLTILMGVVANYPLALATGLGLNAFLAFAVASQMTWADAMGLVVIEGVLILVLVLTGFRTAVFRAVPAQLKVAISVGIGLFIALIGFVDAGVVKRIPDAAKTTVPVQLGADGSLSGWPVLVFVVGLLLMLALWVRKVRGSILISIVVMTVVAVVVEAVGDLGASAEKAGGWALTVPAWSGDFHAPDFGTLGEFDLLGSWDKVGVVTVLLLVFSLMLADFFDTMGTMTAIGAEANLLDEEGMPPHADRILVVDSVAAIAGGAAGVSSNTSYIESASGVGEGARTGLASVVTGVLFLATIFASPLVAMIPSEAAVPALVLVGFLMMQQITGISWDDVEIAIPAFLTIVLMPFTYSISVGIGAGFVSYAFLKVVRGKARELHPLLWVVAGLFVIYFAIDPITRWLT from the coding sequence GTGAACTCGGCCGAAGACCTCGCCCCCGCGAACCCGATCGACCGCTTCTTCCGCATCTCCGAGCGGGGCTCCAGCCTCGGTCAGGAGCTCCGCGGCGGCGTGGTCACCTTCTTCACGATGGCCTACATCGTGGTGCTCAACCCGCTGATCCTCGGTTACGCGACCGACATCGACGGCAAGTTCCTCGGCGGCGGCAGCGCCCCGAACCTCGCGGCGATCGCCGCCGGCACGGCGCTGGTGGCGGGCGTGCTGACGATCCTGATGGGCGTCGTCGCCAACTACCCGCTCGCGCTCGCCACGGGCCTGGGCCTCAACGCGTTCCTCGCGTTCGCGGTCGCCAGCCAGATGACCTGGGCCGACGCGATGGGCCTGGTGGTGATCGAGGGTGTCCTGATCCTGGTCCTGGTCCTCACCGGGTTCCGCACGGCGGTCTTCCGCGCCGTCCCCGCCCAGCTCAAGGTCGCCATCTCGGTCGGCATCGGCCTGTTCATCGCCCTGATCGGCTTCGTCGACGCCGGCGTGGTGAAGCGGATCCCCGACGCCGCCAAGACGACCGTCCCGGTCCAGCTCGGCGCCGACGGCAGCCTGAGCGGCTGGCCGGTCCTGGTCTTCGTGGTCGGCCTGCTGCTGATGCTGGCCCTGTGGGTGCGCAAGGTCCGCGGGTCGATCCTGATCTCGATCGTCGTGATGACGGTGGTCGCGGTCGTGGTCGAGGCGGTCGGTGACCTGGGTGCCTCCGCGGAGAAGGCCGGCGGCTGGGCGCTCACCGTGCCCGCCTGGAGCGGTGACTTCCACGCGCCCGACTTCGGCACCCTGGGCGAGTTCGACCTGCTCGGCTCCTGGGACAAGGTCGGCGTCGTGACGGTCCTGCTGCTCGTGTTCTCGCTGATGCTCGCCGACTTCTTCGACACCATGGGCACCATGACCGCCATCGGCGCCGAGGCCAACCTCCTCGACGAGGAGGGGATGCCGCCCCACGCCGACCGGATCCTCGTGGTCGACTCGGTCGCCGCGATCGCCGGCGGCGCGGCCGGTGTCTCGTCGAACACCTCGTACATCGAGTCGGCCTCGGGCGTCGGCGAGGGCGCCCGCACCGGGCTGGCCTCCGTGGTCACCGGCGTGCTCTTCCTGGCGACCATCTTCGCCTCGCCGCTGGTCGCGATGATCCCCTCCGAGGCCGCGGTCCCCGCCCTGGTCCTGGTCGGCTTCTTGATGATGCAGCAGATCACCGGCATCTCCTGGGACGACGTCGAGATCGCGATCCCGGCCTTCCTGACCATCGTCCTGATGCCGTTCACGTACTCGATCTCGGTCGGCATCGGCGCCGGGTTCGTGTCCTACGCGTTCCTCAAGGTGGTCCGCGGCAAGGCCCGCGAGCTGCACCCGCTGCTGTGGGTCGTGGCCGGCCTGTTCGTCATCTACTTCGCCATCGACCCGATCACCCGCTGGCTGACCTGA
- a CDS encoding PhoH family protein gives MGTSHDGAQTNAQRRTYVLDTSVLLADPGALRRFAEHEVVLPVVVITELEGKRHHPELGYFARSALRMLDEMRVSHGRLDTPVPVGEEGGTVRVELNHTDASSLPSGFRLGDNDTRILAVARNLADEGHDVTLVSKDLPMRIKASAVGLTAAEYRGETISDSDTGYSGMAEMEVSAADLDELYDDATLDLPDARELPCHTGLVLLSERGTALGRVGPDKQVHLVRGDREAFGIHGRSAEQRVALDLLLDPDVGIVSLGGRAGTGKSALALCAGLEAVMERQQHKKVVVFRPLFAVGGQELGYLPGSESEKMSPWGQAVFDTLGALTSKDVVDEILDRGMLEVLPLTHIRGRSLHDSFVIVDEAQSLERNVLLTVLSRIGANSKVVLTHDVAQRDNLRVGRHDGVVAVVEKLKGHPLFAHVTLTRSERSPIAALVTEMLENVVV, from the coding sequence GTGGGAACCAGTCACGATGGGGCACAGACCAACGCGCAGCGCCGTACGTACGTCCTCGACACCAGCGTCCTGCTGGCCGACCCGGGTGCCCTCCGGCGCTTCGCCGAGCACGAGGTCGTCTTGCCGGTGGTCGTGATCACCGAGCTCGAGGGCAAGCGGCACCACCCCGAGCTGGGCTACTTCGCGCGCAGCGCGCTGCGGATGCTGGATGAGATGCGGGTCAGCCACGGCCGGCTCGACACGCCCGTCCCCGTGGGGGAGGAGGGCGGCACGGTCCGCGTCGAGCTCAACCACACCGACGCCTCGTCGCTGCCGTCGGGCTTCCGCCTCGGCGACAACGACACGCGGATCCTGGCGGTCGCCCGCAACCTCGCCGACGAGGGCCACGACGTCACGCTGGTCTCCAAGGACCTGCCGATGCGGATCAAGGCCTCGGCGGTCGGCCTCACCGCCGCGGAGTACCGCGGCGAGACGATCAGCGACTCCGACACCGGCTACTCCGGCATGGCCGAGATGGAGGTGAGCGCGGCCGACCTCGACGAGCTGTACGACGACGCGACCCTCGACCTCCCCGATGCCCGCGAGCTGCCCTGCCACACCGGCCTCGTGCTGCTCTCCGAGCGCGGCACCGCCCTGGGCCGGGTCGGGCCCGACAAGCAGGTCCACCTGGTCCGCGGCGACCGGGAGGCCTTCGGCATCCACGGACGCAGCGCCGAGCAGCGCGTCGCCCTCGACCTGCTGCTCGACCCCGACGTCGGCATCGTCTCCCTCGGCGGCCGTGCCGGCACCGGCAAGTCGGCGCTCGCCCTGTGCGCCGGCCTGGAGGCGGTCATGGAGCGCCAGCAGCACAAGAAGGTCGTCGTCTTCCGGCCGCTGTTCGCCGTCGGCGGCCAGGAGCTGGGCTACCTGCCCGGCTCGGAGTCGGAGAAGATGTCGCCGTGGGGCCAGGCGGTCTTCGACACCCTCGGCGCCCTGACCTCCAAGGACGTCGTCGACGAGATCCTCGACCGCGGGATGCTCGAGGTCCTCCCGCTGACGCACATCCGCGGCCGCTCGCTGCACGACTCCTTCGTGATCGTCGACGAGGCGCAGTCGCTCGAGCGCAACGTGCTCCTCACGGTGCTCTCGCGCATCGGCGCCAACTCGAAGGTCGTGCTCACCCACGACGTCGCCCAGCGCGACAACCTGCGGGTGGGTCGTCACGACGGCGTGGTCGCGGTCGTGGAGAAGCTCAAGGGCCACCCGCTGTTCGCCCACGTCACCCTCACCCGGTCCGAGCGCTCGCCGATCGCGGCGCTGGTCACCGAGATGCTGGAGAACGTCGTCGTGTGA
- the rpsG gene encoding 30S ribosomal protein S7 yields the protein MPRKGPAPKRPIDVDPVYGSQLVTQLVSKVLQDGKKQVAQRIVYSALEGTREKTGVDPVITLKRALDNVRPALEVKSRRVGGATYQVPIEVKGNRGTTLSLRWLVGYAQERREKTMAERLQNEILDAANGLGAAVKKREDTHKMAESNKAFAHYRW from the coding sequence ATGCCGCGCAAGGGCCCCGCGCCGAAGCGCCCGATCGACGTCGACCCGGTCTACGGTTCGCAGCTGGTGACCCAGCTGGTGTCGAAGGTGCTCCAGGACGGCAAGAAGCAGGTCGCTCAGCGGATCGTCTACTCCGCCCTGGAGGGCACCCGCGAGAAGACGGGCGTCGACCCGGTCATCACCCTCAAGCGTGCGCTCGACAACGTGCGCCCCGCGCTCGAGGTCAAGTCCCGCCGCGTCGGTGGCGCGACCTACCAGGTCCCGATCGAGGTCAAGGGCAACCGCGGCACCACGCTGTCGCTGCGCTGGCTGGTCGGCTACGCCCAGGAGCGTCGCGAGAAGACCATGGCCGAGCGCCTGCAGAACGAGATCCTCGACGCAGCCAACGGCCTCGGTGCCGCGGTGAAGAAGCGCGAGGACACCCACAAGATGGCCGAGTCCAACAAGGCCTTCGCTCACTACCGCTGGTGA
- a CDS encoding DUF2530 domain-containing protein: MELRDDQPTQHEFGNRTYLIAPVEPLDVDGVRTVQVGTALFLVAFLGLLPFYGRLQEDGRTWLLWMCLTGVGLGLLGSEYCKRRRQVRAERELDAGAGPDAGVDVDG; the protein is encoded by the coding sequence GTGGAGCTCCGCGACGACCAGCCGACCCAGCACGAGTTCGGCAACCGGACCTACCTGATCGCCCCCGTCGAGCCGCTCGACGTCGACGGCGTGCGGACGGTCCAGGTCGGCACTGCGCTGTTCCTCGTCGCCTTCCTCGGCCTGCTGCCGTTCTACGGCCGGCTCCAGGAGGACGGGCGCACCTGGCTGCTGTGGATGTGCCTGACCGGCGTCGGACTCGGCCTGCTCGGCTCGGAGTACTGCAAGCGCCGGCGCCAGGTCCGCGCCGAGCGCGAGCTGGATGCGGGCGCTGGTCCCGATGCCGGTGTCGATGTCGATGGGTGA
- the tuf gene encoding elongation factor Tu codes for MAKAKFERTKPHVNIGTIGHIDHGKTTLTAAISKVLHDAYPDLNEASPFDQIDKAPEERQRGITISIAHIEYQTEARHYAHVDCPGHADYIKNMITGAAQMDGAILVVAATDGPMPQTREHVLLARQVGVPALVVALNKCDMVDDDELIELVEMEVRELLSEYEYPGDDVPVVRVAAFPALNGDEKWGQSVLELMSAVDEYIPQPEREVDKPFLMPVEDVFTITGRGTVITGRIERGIVKVNEEVEIIGIREGSQKTTVTGVEMFRKLLDEGQAGENVGLLLRGTKREDVERGMVVVKPGTTTPHTNFEASVYILSKEEGGRHTPFFNNYRPQFYFRTTDVTGVVTLPEGTEMVMPGDNTDMTVELIQPIAMDEGLKFAIREGGRTVGAGRVTKITK; via the coding sequence GTGGCTAAGGCGAAGTTCGAGCGGACCAAGCCGCACGTCAACATCGGCACGATCGGTCACATCGACCACGGCAAGACCACGCTGACGGCGGCCATTTCGAAGGTCCTGCACGACGCGTACCCGGACCTCAACGAGGCCTCGCCGTTCGACCAGATCGACAAGGCTCCCGAGGAGCGCCAGCGCGGTATCACGATCTCGATCGCGCACATCGAGTACCAGACCGAGGCGCGCCACTACGCGCACGTCGACTGCCCCGGTCACGCGGACTACATCAAGAACATGATCACCGGTGCCGCCCAGATGGACGGCGCGATCCTGGTGGTCGCCGCGACCGACGGCCCGATGCCGCAGACCCGTGAGCACGTGCTGCTCGCCCGCCAGGTCGGCGTCCCCGCCCTGGTCGTCGCGCTCAACAAGTGCGACATGGTCGACGACGACGAGCTCATCGAGCTCGTCGAGATGGAGGTGCGCGAGCTCCTCTCCGAGTACGAGTACCCGGGCGACGACGTTCCGGTCGTGCGCGTCGCGGCCTTCCCGGCGCTCAACGGCGACGAGAAGTGGGGCCAGTCGGTCCTCGAGCTCATGTCGGCCGTCGACGAGTACATCCCGCAGCCCGAGCGTGAGGTCGACAAGCCCTTCCTCATGCCCGTCGAGGACGTCTTCACGATCACCGGTCGTGGCACCGTCATCACCGGTCGTATCGAGCGCGGCATCGTCAAGGTCAACGAGGAGGTCGAGATCATCGGCATCCGCGAGGGCTCGCAGAAGACCACCGTCACCGGTGTCGAGATGTTCCGCAAGCTGCTCGACGAGGGCCAGGCCGGTGAGAACGTCGGTCTGCTCCTGCGCGGCACCAAGCGCGAGGACGTCGAGCGCGGCATGGTCGTGGTGAAGCCGGGTACCACCACCCCGCACACCAACTTCGAGGCCAGCGTCTACATCCTCTCGAAGGAGGAGGGCGGCCGTCACACGCCGTTCTTCAACAACTACCGTCCGCAGTTCTACTTCCGGACCACCGACGTGACCGGCGTCGTGACCCTTCCCGAGGGCACCGAGATGGTCATGCCGGGCGACAACACGGACATGACGGTCGAGCTCATCCAGCCGATCGCCATGGACGAGGGTCTGAAGTTCGCGATCCGTGAGGGTGGCCGCACCGTCGGCGCCGGCCGGGTCACGAAGATCACCAAGTGA
- a CDS encoding MFS transporter — translation MSHPNYRLYFAGSLVSNVGTWMQRVAQDWLVLTIPGNGGAALGITTGLQFLPVLLLSPYAGVVADRISKRVLLQVTQAMMALASLALGLIAVLGTAQTWHVYVIAFVFGIGAAFDAPARQAFVSEMVGAEDVTNAVSLNSAAFNAARLIGPGLAGLLIGLGGGGMRATGWVILANALSYLAVIAQLRRMDASALHSPRPAARTPGMLREGVTYLRGQPKMLMILVLVFFIGTFGMNFQITSALMATEVFGKGAEEYGVLGSVLAIGSLTGALVAAGRTQVRVRLLMGAAVAFGALEIAAGLAPTYLAFVLLCPLLGFSVITVLNSCNALLQTESAPALRGRVMAIYMTIVMGGTPLGSPVIGWIGEQFGARWTLVVGGALVLVGVGLAVVVRRAAVARLEPTTGSTPAVAPAMLRP, via the coding sequence CTGTCCCACCCCAACTACCGGCTGTACTTCGCCGGCAGTCTCGTGTCCAACGTCGGCACGTGGATGCAGCGCGTCGCCCAGGACTGGCTGGTCCTGACCATCCCCGGCAACGGCGGCGCCGCGCTCGGCATCACGACCGGCCTCCAGTTCCTCCCGGTCCTGCTGCTCTCGCCCTACGCCGGCGTCGTCGCCGACCGCATCTCCAAGCGGGTCCTGCTGCAGGTCACCCAGGCGATGATGGCGCTGGCCTCGCTCGCGCTCGGCCTGATCGCGGTGCTCGGCACGGCGCAGACCTGGCACGTCTACGTCATCGCGTTCGTGTTCGGCATCGGCGCGGCGTTCGACGCACCCGCCCGGCAGGCCTTCGTCTCCGAGATGGTCGGCGCCGAGGACGTCACCAACGCGGTCAGCCTCAACTCCGCCGCGTTCAACGCCGCGCGGCTGATCGGACCCGGGCTGGCCGGCCTGCTGATCGGCCTCGGCGGAGGCGGGATGCGCGCGACAGGCTGGGTCATCCTCGCCAACGCGCTGTCCTACCTGGCCGTGATCGCCCAGCTGCGCCGGATGGACGCCTCGGCCCTCCACTCGCCCCGCCCCGCCGCCCGCACGCCCGGCATGCTCCGCGAGGGCGTGACCTACCTGCGCGGCCAGCCGAAGATGCTGATGATCCTCGTCCTCGTCTTCTTCATCGGCACCTTCGGGATGAACTTCCAGATCACCTCCGCGCTGATGGCGACCGAGGTCTTCGGCAAGGGAGCCGAGGAGTACGGCGTGCTCGGCTCGGTCCTCGCGATCGGCTCGCTCACCGGAGCCCTGGTCGCGGCCGGCCGGACCCAGGTCCGGGTCCGGCTGCTGATGGGCGCCGCCGTCGCGTTCGGCGCGCTCGAGATCGCGGCCGGCCTGGCGCCGACGTACCTCGCCTTCGTGCTGCTGTGCCCCCTGCTCGGCTTCTCGGTGATCACCGTGCTCAACTCGTGCAACGCGCTGCTGCAGACCGAGTCCGCGCCGGCGCTGCGCGGGCGGGTGATGGCGATCTACATGACGATCGTGATGGGCGGCACCCCGCTGGGCTCGCCGGTCATCGGCTGGATCGGCGAGCAGTTCGGAGCACGCTGGACCCTGGTCGTCGGTGGGGCCCTGGTGCTGGTCGGTGTCGGGCTCGCGGTCGTCGTGCGCCGGGCGGCGGTGGCGCGCCTCGAGCCGACCACCGGCTCGACCCCGGCCGTCGCGCCTGCCATGCTTCGCCCGTGA
- the trmB gene encoding tRNA (guanosine(46)-N7)-methyltransferase TrmB, whose protein sequence is MAEQDNGGVRPARPHHKETDDGRRMREVLTYTRRGSRLSPKQQAAWDTYSERWVIPDEAVDVPDFSFAAWFGREAPLVVEIGGGVGEATAALAATRPDVNILALEVWGPGVAEGLGRVGEVGATNVRFCSVDAVWTLEHLIAPDSISELWTFFPDPWHKKRHHKRRLVNPEYAAMIASRLVPGGLWRLATDWADYAEQMVEVLDAEPMLEGGVVERWAERPVTKFERKGIAKDRVITDLTYRRL, encoded by the coding sequence GTGGCTGAGCAAGACAACGGGGGAGTGCGCCCGGCGCGACCGCACCACAAGGAGACCGACGACGGCCGGCGGATGCGCGAGGTGCTCACCTACACCCGGCGCGGCAGCCGGCTCTCCCCGAAGCAGCAGGCCGCCTGGGACACGTACTCCGAGCGGTGGGTCATCCCCGACGAGGCGGTCGACGTACCCGACTTCTCCTTCGCCGCGTGGTTCGGCCGGGAGGCTCCGCTCGTCGTCGAGATCGGCGGTGGTGTCGGCGAGGCGACCGCGGCGCTCGCGGCCACCCGTCCCGACGTCAACATCCTCGCGCTGGAGGTCTGGGGCCCCGGCGTCGCCGAGGGCCTGGGCCGGGTGGGCGAGGTGGGTGCCACGAACGTCCGCTTCTGCAGCGTCGACGCCGTCTGGACCCTGGAGCACCTGATCGCGCCCGACTCGATCAGCGAGCTGTGGACCTTCTTCCCCGACCCCTGGCACAAGAAGCGTCACCACAAGCGGCGCCTGGTCAACCCCGAGTACGCCGCGATGATCGCCTCCCGGCTGGTCCCGGGCGGGCTGTGGCGGCTGGCCACCGACTGGGCGGACTACGCCGAGCAGATGGTCGAGGTGCTCGACGCCGAGCCGATGCTGGAGGGTGGGGTCGTCGAGCGCTGGGCAGAGCGGCCGGTCACCAAGTTCGAGCGCAAGGGGATCGCGAAGGACCGCGTGATCACCGATCTCACCTACCGGCGGCTCTGA
- the fusA gene encoding elongation factor G has product MAVDITTDLNVVRNIGIMAHIDAGKTTTTERILFYTGITYKIGEVHDGGATMDWMEQEQERGITITSAATTCWWKKHQINIIDTPGHVDFTVEVERSLRVLDGAVAVFDGVAGVEPQSQTVWRQANKYAVPRMCFVNKLDRTGADFYRVVDSIVQKLNSTPLVLQIPIGAEQDFIGVVDLVEMNAKVWRGETQQGEDYVVEEIPADLADKAAEYREKLIETLAEADDEIMEVYLEDGDTFDVPTLKAAIRRATLADKVNPILTGTAFKNKGVQPLLDAIVDYLPSPLDVDAIVGHKPGAEETEENEVVRKPSSDEPLSALAFKIAADPHLGKLTFVRVYSGKLEAGATVLNASNGRKERIGKVYQMHANKREEIASVGAGQIVAVMGLKDTRTGHTLSDNAKPVVLESMTFPAPVISVAIEPKTKADQEKLGVAIGRLAEEDPTFVVKTDEETGQTIISGMGELHLEILVDRMKREFKVEATVGKPQVAYRETIRGKVENHSYTHKKQTGGSGQFAKIVISIEPNIDPETGLGAGYEFINNVTGGRVPREYIPSVDNGAQEAMEFGVLAGYPMVDVKVALEDGAYHDVDSSELAFKIAGIQAFKEAARQARPVLLEPMFAVEVTTPEDFLGTVIGDINSRRGQIRAQEERHGDIVVSALVPLSEMFGYVGDLRSKTSGQASYSMEFDSYAEVPTNIADEIIKKARGE; this is encoded by the coding sequence GTGGCAGTCGACATCACGACGGACCTGAACGTCGTCCGCAACATCGGCATCATGGCGCACATCGACGCCGGCAAGACCACCACCACCGAGCGCATCCTGTTCTACACCGGCATCACCTACAAGATCGGTGAGGTCCACGATGGCGGCGCCACGATGGACTGGATGGAGCAGGAGCAGGAGCGCGGCATCACGATCACGTCGGCCGCGACGACCTGCTGGTGGAAGAAGCACCAGATCAACATCATCGACACCCCCGGGCACGTCGACTTCACCGTCGAGGTCGAGCGCTCGCTGCGCGTCCTCGACGGCGCCGTCGCGGTGTTCGACGGTGTCGCCGGCGTGGAGCCCCAGTCGCAGACCGTGTGGCGCCAGGCCAACAAGTACGCCGTCCCGCGGATGTGCTTCGTCAACAAGCTCGACCGGACCGGTGCGGACTTCTACCGCGTCGTCGACTCGATCGTGCAGAAGCTCAACTCCACCCCGCTGGTCCTCCAGATCCCGATCGGTGCCGAGCAGGACTTCATCGGCGTCGTCGACCTGGTCGAGATGAACGCCAAGGTCTGGCGCGGTGAGACCCAGCAGGGCGAGGACTACGTCGTCGAGGAGATCCCCGCCGACCTCGCCGACAAGGCTGCGGAGTACCGCGAGAAGCTCATCGAGACCCTCGCCGAGGCCGACGACGAGATCATGGAGGTCTACCTCGAGGACGGCGACACGTTCGACGTGCCGACCCTCAAGGCCGCCATCCGTCGCGCGACCCTCGCCGACAAGGTCAACCCGATCCTCACCGGCACCGCGTTCAAGAACAAGGGCGTCCAGCCCCTGCTCGACGCGATCGTCGACTACCTCCCCTCCCCGCTCGACGTCGACGCGATCGTCGGCCACAAGCCGGGCGCCGAGGAGACCGAGGAGAACGAGGTCGTCCGCAAGCCGTCGAGCGACGAGCCGCTGTCCGCCCTGGCGTTCAAGATCGCCGCTGACCCGCACCTGGGCAAGCTGACCTTCGTCCGCGTCTACTCGGGCAAGCTCGAGGCCGGCGCGACCGTGCTCAACGCGAGCAACGGCCGCAAGGAGCGGATCGGCAAGGTCTACCAGATGCACGCCAACAAGCGTGAGGAGATCGCGTCGGTCGGCGCCGGTCAGATCGTCGCCGTGATGGGTCTCAAGGACACCCGGACCGGTCACACGCTCTCCGACAACGCCAAGCCCGTCGTGCTCGAGTCGATGACCTTCCCGGCCCCGGTGATCTCGGTCGCCATCGAGCCGAAGACCAAGGCCGACCAGGAGAAGCTCGGTGTGGCCATCGGCCGCCTCGCCGAGGAGGACCCGACCTTCGTCGTCAAGACCGACGAGGAGACCGGCCAGACCATCATCTCCGGCATGGGCGAGCTCCACCTGGAGATCCTCGTCGACCGGATGAAGCGCGAGTTCAAGGTCGAGGCGACCGTCGGCAAGCCGCAGGTCGCCTACCGCGAGACCATCCGCGGCAAGGTCGAGAACCACAGCTACACCCACAAGAAGCAGACCGGTGGTTCGGGTCAGTTCGCCAAGATCGTCATCTCGATCGAGCCGAACATCGACCCGGAGACCGGCCTCGGTGCTGGCTACGAGTTCATCAACAACGTGACCGGTGGTCGCGTCCCGCGTGAGTACATCCCGTCGGTCGACAACGGCGCCCAGGAGGCCATGGAGTTCGGCGTCCTCGCCGGCTACCCGATGGTCGACGTGAAGGTCGCCCTCGAGGACGGCGCGTACCACGACGTGGACTCGTCCGAGCTCGCGTTCAAGATCGCCGGCATCCAGGCGTTCAAGGAGGCCGCGCGCCAGGCGCGTCCGGTCCTCCTCGAGCCGATGTTCGCCGTCGAGGTGACCACCCCCGAGGACTTCCTCGGCACGGTCATCGGTGACATCAACAGCCGTCGCGGTCAGATCCGCGCGCAGGAGGAGCGTCACGGCGACATCGTCGTCAGCGCCCTCGTGCCGCTGTCCGAGATGTTCGGGTACGTTGGCGACCTGAGGTCCAAGACCTCCGGTCAGGCGTCGTACTCGATGGAGTTCGACTCGTACGCCGAGGTTCCCACGAACATCGCCGACGAGATCATCAAGAAGGCGCGCGGCGAGTAG
- a CDS encoding class I SAM-dependent methyltransferase: MGEAPLPPTRWALGGAKTSGYGARFAELIADGADVVGEARLADTLVERGATILDAGSGMGRIGAHLLSLGHRVTAAEPDPALVEQSRRTFPELPVIPLEILALSPEALAAAGAPLAYDLVVCVGNVLTFVAEDTEVAVLRRLGSLLAPGGRILVGFHLQQGPTTARVYPLDEFVADVAAAGLVVQHRFGGYDLRPVDDLYSVAVLAQG; the protein is encoded by the coding sequence ATGGGTGAGGCTCCCCTGCCGCCCACCCGGTGGGCGCTGGGCGGGGCGAAGACGTCGGGGTACGGCGCGCGGTTCGCCGAGCTGATCGCCGACGGCGCCGACGTGGTCGGCGAGGCGCGCCTGGCCGACACCCTCGTCGAGCGCGGCGCGACGATCCTCGACGCCGGGTCCGGCATGGGCCGGATCGGCGCCCACCTGCTCTCCCTGGGCCACCGGGTCACCGCCGCAGAGCCCGACCCGGCGCTCGTCGAGCAGTCGCGTCGCACCTTCCCCGAGCTGCCGGTCATCCCGCTGGAGATCCTCGCCCTGTCCCCCGAGGCGCTCGCCGCCGCAGGCGCACCGCTCGCCTACGACCTCGTCGTCTGCGTCGGCAACGTGCTCACCTTCGTCGCCGAGGACACCGAGGTCGCGGTGCTGCGCCGCCTCGGCTCACTGCTCGCGCCGGGCGGGCGGATCCTGGTCGGCTTCCACCTGCAGCAGGGCCCGACTACCGCACGGGTGTACCCGCTCGACGAGTTCGTCGCCGACGTCGCGGCGGCGGGGCTGGTCGTGCAGCACCGGTTCGGTGGGTACGACCTGCGCCCCGTGGACGACCTCTACTCGGTGGCGGTGTTGGCGCAGGGTTGA
- a CDS encoding MarR family transcriptional regulator, translating into MPTLEKHVRSNAGLATELRFAVMRLRRRLARERHPDNDLSVSSMAVLYALNRHGDLTIGALAAREQVQPPSMTRTVTALAEAGLVERCAHPTDGRQVVVRMTDEGRAVVAADLTRRDRWLSRRLEDLSAEERDVLRRAAPILQRLAEAD; encoded by the coding sequence ATGCCGACTCTGGAGAAGCACGTGCGCAGCAATGCGGGGCTCGCGACCGAGCTCCGCTTCGCGGTCATGCGCCTGCGGCGCCGGCTCGCCCGCGAGCGGCATCCCGACAACGACCTCAGCGTCTCGTCGATGGCGGTGCTCTACGCGCTCAACCGCCACGGCGACCTCACCATCGGCGCCCTGGCCGCGCGCGAGCAGGTGCAGCCGCCGAGCATGACCCGCACCGTGACGGCCCTGGCCGAGGCCGGCCTGGTCGAGCGGTGCGCCCACCCCACCGACGGCCGGCAGGTCGTCGTACGCATGACCGACGAGGGTCGAGCGGTGGTCGCCGCCGACCTCACCCGCCGCGACCGCTGGCTCTCGCGCCGCCTCGAGGACCTGAGCGCCGAGGAGCGTGACGTGCTGCGCCGCGCGGCCCCCATCCTGCAACGCCTGGCTGAAGCCGACTGA